In Bacillus thuringiensis, the DNA window GTACGGAGAGAGTACGATGTTTGAACGTTATATTCAGTGGAGTGAAGATGAGGTTAGACCGATAGAAGAAAGATATGTAAATATAGAGAAAGGTTATTTTGTCAAAATCCCGCAAACGTTAATTGGAAAAATAACTGTTCCAGTTCAGGAAGAAGCATCAGATGTTCAAAAATTTATAGATACTACGACAAATGAACTATGGCTTGAAGTCCATATATTTAAGCGGAAAGAATGGTTCAAAATAAAAGGATACGAGGCAGCAGTCAAAACGGCTTCTCACGTATATGCCGTACCGAAACAACCACATTTTGAAAAAGTAAAAGCATATGTAAAACCGCTAGCGGATTATCAACAAGAGTAGGGAGGTGGAAATTATGCCAACAATTTTAGTCTTAGAAGATGAAATGCCTATTCGTAGTTTTATTGTCTTAAATTTGAAACGTGCTGGATTTGATGTATTAGAAGCAAGTAAGGGAGAAGAGGCGTTACAGATTTTATGTGAACATACTGTTGATGTAGCATTGCTCGATGTAATGTTACCGGGAATTGATGGTTTTCAAGTTTGTAAAGCTATCCGGGAAGAAAATAAAAAAATCGGTATTATTATGTTAACCGCACGTGTACAAGATGAAGATAAGGTACAAGGATTAGGAATTGGTGCAGATGATTATATCGCAAAGCCGTTTAGTCCAGTGGAATTAACTGCACGTATACAATCGTTATTAAGAAGAATAGAAGTACATGATGAACAAGTGAATACAATCACATCTGGCCCGTTTTCGTTACATGTTATAGAAGAAAGATTATATAAAAGTGGACAATTAGTTGATTTAACCCCTACAGAGTATATGATATTACAGTATTTAATGAATCAGGCTTCAAAGCCGGTTTCACGTGATGAAATTTTAAATATGATTTGGGGAACGAATTATGTAGGTGAGACGAAAGTAGTAGATGTAAATATGAGGCGGTTACGTCAAAAGATAGAATGTAATCCATCAGAACCTGAATTTATTCTTACTGTGTGGGGAAAAGGATATGTGTGGAAGGAAAGTATAAGATGAAAAGAAAAGTGACTTTATATTTTATGACGGTCATTATACTTATGCTTGTATTATTTGAAGTCGTATTTTCAGTCTCCATTTATCGATATTATTATAATGGTATTGTGCAATATATAGAATCTCATGCGAAGACAAGTACACGATTTTTCTCTGAATACAATTCACTATACTTTATTCGTTTGCAAGAATACAGCGGGGATATAATTGAGAGCTTTCAGTTAGAAGGAACTGAATTACAATTAATTGATCGACATGGTACGATTATACAGTCGTCAAGTGGACAAAAGGTCGAAGGTAAAGTAATTATTCCGTATTCGTTACTAGAAGGAGAAATGTACCATCAAGTGACTACTACGAAAGAAAATGTGAAACAATTAGAAGTGATTAGTCCACTTATTCATCAAGGACAAACGATAGGTGTTTTGAAATATACGACTGTTTTAACGAATGTAAATGCAAAGATTATCGAAATCATTATGTTTACTATTTCTGTAGGTATTGTTATTTCAGGAATTGTATTCTTAATCAGTAGACGATTAGCGAATTCATTTGTTAAACCAATCGAATCTATTATTCATGCTTCTTCACAAATTGCAGAAGGTACATTAAAGAAGAAAATTAAAGAGGATTATCCTGGTGAGTTAGGTGAGTTAGCACATAGTTTAAATCATATGTCTAATAAAATAGAAAAAGCGGAACAGATGAAAAATGAATTCATTGCTTCGATTTCTCATGAAATACGAACGCCTTTAACTGGAATTAAAGGTTGGAGTGAGACGTTAAAAACGATAGATCATTTAACGGAAGAAGAGATAAAGCAAGGTATGGGAATTATATCAGGTGAGACAGACCGATTGATTCATTTAGTAGAAGAATTGCTAGATTTTTCAAGATTACAATCAAATCATTTCAATTTATATAAACAAAAGGTACAAATATACGATATACTAGAGGAGACGATTTGGCAATTAACTCCTAACGCTGAAGAGAAACAAATTCAATTTATTAATACGATAGAAAGAATTGAATTGATGGGAGATCGAAATAGGCTAAAACAAATTTTCTTGAATATTGTTCAAAATGCTATTAAATATTCACATGAAAAAGGTACAATCCACATTGAAGCGACTAAAAATGAAGGACAAGCAGTAATCAAGGTGAAAGACGAAGGGATTGGAATTGCTAAAGAGCATTTATCATATATAGAACAGCCATTTTACCAGATTAATAACAATGCTACAGGTGCCGGTCTTGGTTTAGCTATCGTAAAAAAAATGGTAGATCTTCATGGAGGTACACTTAGTTTTATAAGTAAAGAAGGAATCGGAACAACCATTTTGATAAAACTCCCATTATAATACATATATAGGTCTGTTTATATAGTGTAATAAAATAAATAGATGTATAATTATATTGGGTGATTTATATATAAGATTAATAGGGAGAGGAATTAGATAGAATGGAAAAAGCTTTTAAAATTAAACGAGTAGTAGTCGTTTTAATAGCGATTGCAGCAGTAGCTATTGGGTATTTCATGTTTCAATCCATTACTTCACCAGCAAAGGCTGTTGCAAAACAAGAAAACGTAGTACAGCTTGCAAGTGAACAACCGAAAGTAGAAATGAATAAAACGGCACCAAGTCGTTTTAATGGGAAAGAAAGAAAAGTTGCTTATCTTACATTTGATGATGGCCCAGGGAAATATACGGCTGAATTGTTAAATATGTTAAAACAGCATGATGCGAAGGCGACGTTCTTTTTAATTGGAGCGAATGTAAAAGAATTTCCGGATTTAGTGAAACGTGAAGATGCAGAAGGTCATTATGTAGGTATGCATAGTATGACACATAATTTTGCAAAGTTATATAAAAATGGCGAGTATGTAAATGAAATGAAAGAAGATCAAAGCTTAATCGCAAATATTATTGGAAAATCACCTAAATTAACACGTCCACCATACGGTTCGATGCCTGGATTAAATGAAGGTCTTCGAAATAAAGTGGTAGAGGGCGGTTTTAAAGTATGGGATTGGACAATTGATTCATTAGACTGGAAATATAACAAAGTGCAAGTTGATGCAGCGGCAGCACAAATTGCTCAAAACGTAATAACACATGCAACAAAACCACAGGAAGTTATTTTAATGCATGACATTCACCCACAATCAGTTGCTGCTGTGCCAGCAATTTTAAAAGGGTTAAAAGAAAAGGGTTATGAGTTTGAAGCTTATCATGAAGAGAGTCACTTCCCAGTGAATTTCTGGCATGATAACCGTATGTAATGGAGGAATGAACATTGAAGTATGGAAAAGTAGCAGTAGTTGGAGCACTATCAGTAGGACTATTAACAGGTTGTTTCGGTGAAAAACCAGAAGAAAATCTTTATACAGCTTTTGAAACAGCAGCAACACAAGAAAAATCATTAGTTGATGAAGCGAAGAAGTTAGAGAAGTTAGAGAAGGAAGGTCAAGAGCTATATTCTCAAATTTTACAAGAAGGTAAAGATCATAATGACGCTGTTATGAAGAAGATAGAGCAAGCTACTGCAAATGTAGATGACCGTGAAAAAGTATTAAAAACTGAGAAAGAAATGCTAGAAAAAGCTCAGAAAGAAACGAAATCTGTACAAGGAAATATAGAGAAGCTTGAAGATAAGAAGTTACAAAAACAAGCGAAAGCAGTAGAAGAGTCGTATAAAAACCGTTATGATGCATTCCAGAAGATGAATGAAAATTATACGAAGGCGTTAGCGACTGAAAAAGAACTGTATGAAAAATTAAAAGTAAAAGAAACGAAATTAAAAGAGATTGGCGAAAAAGTTAAAGCTGTTAATGAATCAACTGTGGAAGCACAAAAATCAAAAGAGCAATTTAACAATTTTACAAAAGAGTATAATGACAGTAAGTTAGCATTCTACAAAGATGCAGAGATTAAGATTAAAAATCAGAAATAAAGAAGAATCTTAAGCATAATAAAAAGCCGGAGAAACATCGTTACAAATGTTTTTTCGGCTTTTTACGTTAAATGAATAGAAAAGGCTGGAATTGATATCATAAAAGAGTTATAGTGAATTATTCCAAGGGAAACATTGTAAAGTAAGGAGAATGGAAATATGTCATATGAATTTTTACTCAAATTAGGTTTAGCACTCTTTTTAGGATTATTCATCGGGATAGATAGGCAGCTAAAGAATAAACCGCTTGGTGTGAAAACAAGTATGGTTATTTCTGTAGCAAGTTGTTTAATTACGATGGTTTCAATTGAAGCCGTACATGTATATTCTGTTCCAGGGCATACAAATATGGATCCAATGCGTCTAGCTGCTCAAATTGTGAGTGGGATTGGTTTTCTTGGGGCAGGTGTTATTTTACGAAGAAGTAATGACGTTATTTCTGGATTAACGACAGCTTCTATGGTGTGGGCTGCGTCAGCTTTAGGTATAGCAATTGGGGCGGGATTTTATTTACAAGCGACGGTTGCTATGATTTTAATTATTTTAGCAATTAACGTACTTCCACAACTTGTGAAAATCGCAGGTCCGTATTCATTAAGACAAAAGGATTTATCTATAAAAATTACTGTAAAAGAGCATCATGAGTTAGATGGTATATTTAAGCAAATCAAAAATTTAGGTATGCATGTGAAACGAGTGAAAATTAAAGATATAGATAGTGGAGCATTTCAGCAACTGGAAATGGTTATTTTAGCTCCAGAAGATTTATATACAACAGAGTTATATAGTTCCCTGAAAGAGATTGATCGTGTTGTTTCAGTTGAAGTGGAAAGTAGATAATTGTGAAAAAAAGAGTGAAGTGAATTCACTCTTTTTTTATTTGGATTTTTAAGGGAATAAATTGATATAATGATGAATAACAAGGGGGAGAAATGATGGAAATACATATTAGAAGAGCAATAAAAGATGATATACCAGGTATAGCGAAGGTGCATGTTGATAGCTGGAAAACAACGTATAAAGGGATATTTGCTGACGAAATTTTAGAAAATATAACATATGAGCAACGAGAAAAACAATGGGAAAACATTTTTCAGCAAGAAGATAAATACCAATATAGATTTGTATCAGAGGCGTTAGATGGAACGATAATTGGATTCATTGACGGGGGAGTGGAAAGAAGTGGTGCATATAATTGTGACGGGGAATTATATGCGATCTACCTTTTACAAGAGTATCAAGGAATGAAAATAGGACAAAAGTTATTTCAAGCTTTACTATCGGAATGTATAAACAATGATATGCAATCACTTTTAGTATGGGTTGTTACGAATAATCCTTCTAAAAAGTTTTATGAAAAATATAATCCAGAAAAAATTGACACGAAATTTTTAAAAAGACTAAATATAGAAGAAACAGCGTATTGTTGGAGAAATATAAATAATATTATTATGTAAACTTATTATTTGAAAGAGGTATACCAAATTAGGTATACCTCTTTTGTTTAACTATTTCGAAGGGAATTACTAATGAAAAAAGTAAGTATGTAGTTTGAAAGTGAGAATTTTTCTTGTGTATTTTTAATTAGATTAAAGAAAGGCTGAAAAAAAGAAATATTTATTCGGATTCAAAAATTCTGAAATAAACTATTGAATTGATAATGATATTCAATTAGAATTTTAATTGATAACGATATTCAATTATAGATTGTAATATGAAATTTCGATAGTGTTCATATAAAGAGGAGGACAAGTATGCAGCATGCGAAACAAATCGCGGAACATGCAACAATACAAAGTTTTTTAAATTGTTATTTAAGAGAAACAGGAAGTGGAGAATGGATTACAGAGGATAAAAGGATAGAGGATATTTTCTACCATTCATTTCAACGAGATACTTGCTCTACTTATTTATGCTGTCGGTTATCGGCACAAAACATTACTTTGTATGGAGAAGTTATATATAAATCAGCAACAGATCGCCATTTGTTTGGAGAACAATTTTATTATCAAATGGGAGAAAATAAGAATGTTATAAAAGCAGATTACGTTACAGTTATTACATTCTTAATAAAAGAGATGTCTATCAACTACGGAGAAGGGACGAATCCTGCTGAACTTATGCTTCGAGTTATTCGTAGTTGTCAAAATATTGAAGAATTTACAAAGGAGAGAATAGAAGATACATCTGCATTATACGGTTTCCATACATCCTTTATAGAAGCGGAGCAATCTTTATTATTTGGACATTTAACGCATCCAACCCCAAAGAGTAGACAAGGTATTTTGGAATGGAAAAGCGCAATGTATTCTCCAGAATTAAAAGGAGAATGTCAGCTTCATTATTTTAGGGCACATAAAAATATAGTAAATGAAAAATCATTATTGTTAGATTCTACAACAGTAATTTTAAAAGAAGAGTTACGTAATGATGAGATGGTTTGTAAAGAATTTATATCGAAGTATTGTAATGAAGATGAATATTCATTACTTCCAATTCATCCGCTTCAGGCAGAATGGCTATTACACCAATCATACGTACAGGATTGGATAGATCAAGGAGTACTTGAATATATCGGCCCTGTCGGTAAGTATTATATGGCAACATCATCACTTAGGACGTTATATCATCCTCAATCAAAATATATGCTTAAGTTTTCATTTCCAGTAAAAGTAACAAATTCAATGCGTATTAATAAATTGAAGGAACTAGAGAGTGGTCTTGAAGGAAAGGAAATGCTAAATACAGCAATTGGTGAAGTGTTAGAGAAGTTTCCAGGTTTTGATTTTATTTGTGATCCAGCATTTATTACATTACATTACGGGGCAAAAGAATCTGGATTTGAAGTAATTATACGAGAGAATCCTTTTTATAGTGAACATGCAAATGACGCTACTTTAATTGCTGGATTAGTGCAAGATGCTATACCTGGGGAACGTACTCGTTTATCGAATATTATTCATCGACTAGCAGATTTAGAAGGTAGAAGCTGTGAAGAAGTAAGTTTAGATTGGTTTAGACGATATATGAATATTTCTTTAAAGCCGATGGTATGGATGTACTTACGTTATGGTGTTGCATTAGAAGCGCATCAGCAAAATAGCGTTGTTCAGCTAAAGGATGGTTATCCGGTCAAATATTATTTCCGTGATAATCAAGGGTTTTATTTCTGTAATTCAATGAAAGAGATGCTTCATAATGAGTTGGCTGGCATTGGAGAGCGTACTGGAAATTTATATGACGATTATATTGTAGATGAGAGATTTCGTTACTACTTAATTTTTAATCATATGTTTGGTCTCATTAACGGTTTTGGCACAGCAGGATTAATTAAGGAGGAATTTCTTCTCTCTGAATTAAGATCTGTACTTGAATCGTTCCTTCCTTATAACCGTGAACCTTCTACCTTTTTAAGAGAATTGTTAGAAGAGGATAAGTTGGCATGTAAAGCAAATTTATTAACGAGATTTTTCGATGTCGATGAGTTAAGTAATCCTTTAGAACAAGCAATTTACGTACAGGTACAGAATCCGCTCGTTAGAGAAGTGGCTGTTCGTTCATAAATAACGTTAAAATTTCACGTAATACAAATAATGGTATTTTTTCGTAAGGCGGAGGGAGTTATGAGAGTGGATATGTATCATACGAGAATATTGAAAGCGCTCGAATCAGAAGATTACATTTCAGTGCGAAGAAGAGTGTTACGTCAATTAGTAGAATCGTTAATTTATGAGGGGATCATTACACCAGTTCGCATTGAAAACGAAGAACAAATTCTTTTTCTTATACAAGGACTTGATGAAGACAACAAAAGTGCCACGTACGAATGTTACGGAAGAGAACGAATGACATTTGGACGTATCTCTATAGATTCATTAATAGTAAGAGTTCAAGAGGAAAAACAAGAAATACAATCAGTCTCACAATTTTTGGAAGAAGTTTTTCGAGTTGTTAACGTGGAAAAAACGAAATTAGATTCTTTTATTCATGAATTAGAACAAACGATATTTAAAGACACGATTGCACAATATGAAAGACATAATAAGGTGAAATATACCCAAAGATTGTATGATGACTTTGAAAGCCATTTAATAGACGGTCATCCATATCATCCTAGCTATAAAGCGCGCATTGGGTTTCAATATCGTGACAATTTTCAATATGGATATGAATTTATGAGGCCAATAAAACTCATATGGATTGCAGCTCATAAGAAATATGCGACTGTAGGTTATGAAAATGAAATGATCTATGACAATATTTTAAAAGGTGAGATAGGCGCGCATACATTAGAAATGTATATGGAACGAATTCACAGTGCGGGATGTAATCCAAAACAGTACGTGTTTATACCTGTTCATCCTTGGCAGTGGGAGAATTTTATCATTCCAAATTACGCTGATCATATACAGGATAAAAATATAATTTATTTAGGACAATCAGTGGATAATTATTGCGCGCAACAATCGATGAGGACGTTAAGAAATGTTACGAATCCAAAGAGACCATATGTAAAGTTATCGCTGAACATACTTAACACTTCAACACTCCGTACGCTGAAACCATATTCAGTTGTGAGTGCACCAGCTATATCGAATTGGTTAAGTGATGTCGTAAGTCAGGATTCTTATTTAAGGGATGAATCGCGCATTATTTTGTTAAAGGAATTTTCGAGTGTAACGTATGATACGAATAAGAAAGCCACATATGGTTCATTAGGATGCATTTGGCGTGAAAGCGTTCATACATATTTAGATGAGCAAGAGGATGCGGTTCCCTTTAACGGCTTATATGCAAAGGAGAAAGACGGAACACCAGTTATTGATGCATGGTTAAACAAATATGGGATAGAAAATTGGCTACGATTACTGATTCAAAAAGCGATCATACCAGTTATACATCTTGTTGTAGAGTATGGGATTGCGCTAGAATCACACGGACAAAATATGATTTTAGTTCATAAAGAAGGGCTACCTGTCCGTATTGCATTAAAGGATTTCCATGAAGGACTTGAGTTTTATCGTCCATTCTTAAAAGAAATGAATAAATGTCCGGATTTTACTAAAATGCATAAAACATATGCAAATGGAAAAATGAATGATTTCTTTGAAATGGATCGTATTGGATGTTTACAAGAGATGGTACTAGATGCACTGT includes these proteins:
- a CDS encoding response regulator transcription factor, translating into MPTILVLEDEMPIRSFIVLNLKRAGFDVLEASKGEEALQILCEHTVDVALLDVMLPGIDGFQVCKAIREENKKIGIIMLTARVQDEDKVQGLGIGADDYIAKPFSPVELTARIQSLLRRIEVHDEQVNTITSGPFSLHVIEERLYKSGQLVDLTPTEYMILQYLMNQASKPVSRDEILNMIWGTNYVGETKVVDVNMRRLRQKIECNPSEPEFILTVWGKGYVWKESIR
- a CDS encoding sensor histidine kinase → MKRKVTLYFMTVIILMLVLFEVVFSVSIYRYYYNGIVQYIESHAKTSTRFFSEYNSLYFIRLQEYSGDIIESFQLEGTELQLIDRHGTIIQSSSGQKVEGKVIIPYSLLEGEMYHQVTTTKENVKQLEVISPLIHQGQTIGVLKYTTVLTNVNAKIIEIIMFTISVGIVISGIVFLISRRLANSFVKPIESIIHASSQIAEGTLKKKIKEDYPGELGELAHSLNHMSNKIEKAEQMKNEFIASISHEIRTPLTGIKGWSETLKTIDHLTEEEIKQGMGIISGETDRLIHLVEELLDFSRLQSNHFNLYKQKVQIYDILEETIWQLTPNAEEKQIQFINTIERIELMGDRNRLKQIFLNIVQNAIKYSHEKGTIHIEATKNEGQAVIKVKDEGIGIAKEHLSYIEQPFYQINNNATGAGLGLAIVKKMVDLHGGTLSFISKEGIGTTILIKLPL
- a CDS encoding peptidoglycan-N-acetylglucosamine deacetylase → MEKAFKIKRVVVVLIAIAAVAIGYFMFQSITSPAKAVAKQENVVQLASEQPKVEMNKTAPSRFNGKERKVAYLTFDDGPGKYTAELLNMLKQHDAKATFFLIGANVKEFPDLVKREDAEGHYVGMHSMTHNFAKLYKNGEYVNEMKEDQSLIANIIGKSPKLTRPPYGSMPGLNEGLRNKVVEGGFKVWDWTIDSLDWKYNKVQVDAAAAQIAQNVITHATKPQEVILMHDIHPQSVAAVPAILKGLKEKGYEFEAYHEESHFPVNFWHDNRM
- a CDS encoding YkyA family protein, which translates into the protein MKYGKVAVVGALSVGLLTGCFGEKPEENLYTAFETAATQEKSLVDEAKKLEKLEKEGQELYSQILQEGKDHNDAVMKKIEQATANVDDREKVLKTEKEMLEKAQKETKSVQGNIEKLEDKKLQKQAKAVEESYKNRYDAFQKMNENYTKALATEKELYEKLKVKETKLKEIGEKVKAVNESTVEAQKSKEQFNNFTKEYNDSKLAFYKDAEIKIKNQK
- a CDS encoding MgtC/SapB family protein encodes the protein MSYEFLLKLGLALFLGLFIGIDRQLKNKPLGVKTSMVISVASCLITMVSIEAVHVYSVPGHTNMDPMRLAAQIVSGIGFLGAGVILRRSNDVISGLTTASMVWAASALGIAIGAGFYLQATVAMILIILAINVLPQLVKIAGPYSLRQKDLSIKITVKEHHELDGIFKQIKNLGMHVKRVKIKDIDSGAFQQLEMVILAPEDLYTTELYSSLKEIDRVVSVEVESR
- a CDS encoding GNAT family N-acetyltransferase; amino-acid sequence: MEIHIRRAIKDDIPGIAKVHVDSWKTTYKGIFADEILENITYEQREKQWENIFQQEDKYQYRFVSEALDGTIIGFIDGGVERSGAYNCDGELYAIYLLQEYQGMKIGQKLFQALLSECINNDMQSLLVWVVTNNPSKKFYEKYNPEKIDTKFLKRLNIEETAYCWRNINNIIM
- the asbA gene encoding petrobactin biosynthesis protein AsbA gives rise to the protein MQHAKQIAEHATIQSFLNCYLRETGSGEWITEDKRIEDIFYHSFQRDTCSTYLCCRLSAQNITLYGEVIYKSATDRHLFGEQFYYQMGENKNVIKADYVTVITFLIKEMSINYGEGTNPAELMLRVIRSCQNIEEFTKERIEDTSALYGFHTSFIEAEQSLLFGHLTHPTPKSRQGILEWKSAMYSPELKGECQLHYFRAHKNIVNEKSLLLDSTTVILKEELRNDEMVCKEFISKYCNEDEYSLLPIHPLQAEWLLHQSYVQDWIDQGVLEYIGPVGKYYMATSSLRTLYHPQSKYMLKFSFPVKVTNSMRINKLKELESGLEGKEMLNTAIGEVLEKFPGFDFICDPAFITLHYGAKESGFEVIIRENPFYSEHANDATLIAGLVQDAIPGERTRLSNIIHRLADLEGRSCEEVSLDWFRRYMNISLKPMVWMYLRYGVALEAHQQNSVVQLKDGYPVKYYFRDNQGFYFCNSMKEMLHNELAGIGERTGNLYDDYIVDERFRYYLIFNHMFGLINGFGTAGLIKEEFLLSELRSVLESFLPYNREPSTFLRELLEEDKLACKANLLTRFFDVDELSNPLEQAIYVQVQNPLVREVAVRS
- a CDS encoding IucA/IucC family protein; protein product: MRVDMYHTRILKALESEDYISVRRRVLRQLVESLIYEGIITPVRIENEEQILFLIQGLDEDNKSATYECYGRERMTFGRISIDSLIVRVQEEKQEIQSVSQFLEEVFRVVNVEKTKLDSFIHELEQTIFKDTIAQYERHNKVKYTQRLYDDFESHLIDGHPYHPSYKARIGFQYRDNFQYGYEFMRPIKLIWIAAHKKYATVGYENEMIYDNILKGEIGAHTLEMYMERIHSAGCNPKQYVFIPVHPWQWENFIIPNYADHIQDKNIIYLGQSVDNYCAQQSMRTLRNVTNPKRPYVKLSLNILNTSTLRTLKPYSVVSAPAISNWLSDVVSQDSYLRDESRIILLKEFSSVTYDTNKKATYGSLGCIWRESVHTYLDEQEDAVPFNGLYAKEKDGTPVIDAWLNKYGIENWLRLLIQKAIIPVIHLVVEYGIALESHGQNMILVHKEGLPVRIALKDFHEGLEFYRPFLKEMNKCPDFTKMHKTYANGKMNDFFEMDRIGCLQEMVLDALFLFNVGELAFILADEYDWKEAIFWIIVVEEIENHFRKYPHLKDRFESIQLYTPTFYAEQLTKRRLYMDVESLVHEVPNPLYRARQLNKQKSVVTGGNYANR